In Candidatus Cohnella colombiensis, one DNA window encodes the following:
- a CDS encoding response regulator transcription factor: MNQPIRVLLADDHHHAREGMRLILSSDSSFLVVGEVSSGEDALVMTNQLWPDMILMDIHMPGMGGLEAVKAIKSVHPEVKIVIVTVSDEPAHLFEALKKGAQGYLLKNLNPAAWRDYLRAVALDEAPLNPEIAMSILQEFAARKANATTYQKGMATEVEELTPREREILVEVARGQTNREIATLLTLSEHTVKNHLKNILQKLHLDNRVQLTRFAFERGMMEGSE; encoded by the coding sequence ATGAATCAACCGATCAGGGTGTTGCTTGCAGATGACCATCATCATGCGCGGGAAGGAATGCGCCTTATTTTATCTTCAGATTCTAGCTTTCTTGTCGTTGGAGAAGTCTCAAGTGGAGAAGATGCGTTAGTGATGACGAACCAACTGTGGCCTGACATGATTTTGATGGACATTCATATGCCAGGCATGGGTGGACTTGAAGCGGTGAAAGCGATCAAAAGCGTGCATCCAGAGGTGAAAATCGTTATTGTCACCGTCTCGGATGAACCTGCGCACCTATTCGAGGCTTTGAAAAAGGGAGCGCAAGGCTACCTGCTCAAAAACTTGAATCCAGCCGCTTGGCGGGACTATTTGCGAGCCGTTGCACTAGATGAAGCACCGCTCAATCCAGAGATTGCGATGTCGATTTTACAAGAGTTCGCTGCCCGCAAAGCGAATGCCACAACTTATCAGAAGGGCATGGCAACAGAAGTTGAGGAGCTGACTCCACGAGAGAGAGAGATTTTAGTAGAAGTTGCGCGCGGTCAAACGAATCGTGAAATAGCTACTTTACTAACGTTATCAGAGCACACAGTAAAAAATCATCTCAAAAACATTTTGCAAAAACTGCATTTAGACAATCGTGTTCAGCTTACGAGATTTGCATTCGAGCGCGGCATGATGGAAGGCTCGGAGTAA
- a CDS encoding YcnI family protein gives MKKTVTTLLMIVMLLSFASLASAHVTVQPAEAPANSYQVFTVRVPSEKEIATTIVKVAIPDGVSISRFEPMSDWTYVVEKNSDNKITSVTWTTKGEGLGATEFGQFRMQGKIAEDATELVWKAYQTYANGEVVEWTGASDADKPASVTTVTAAVGDGHGHGTSQSTTTSSESNDNNRDPLTLSIAIAGLVLSMLALAVVLLRKRA, from the coding sequence ATGAAAAAAACAGTAACTACGTTGCTCATGATTGTAATGCTACTTAGCTTTGCATCTTTGGCAAGTGCGCATGTGACCGTACAACCAGCGGAGGCACCAGCGAACTCATATCAAGTATTTACAGTACGCGTACCATCGGAAAAAGAGATCGCAACCACGATTGTTAAGGTGGCAATTCCAGATGGAGTATCGATTAGCCGCTTTGAACCGATGAGCGATTGGACCTATGTAGTCGAGAAAAATTCGGACAATAAAATTACGAGTGTAACATGGACCACTAAGGGCGAAGGACTTGGAGCAACTGAATTTGGTCAATTCCGCATGCAGGGAAAAATAGCAGAAGATGCGACTGAGCTCGTGTGGAAGGCGTATCAGACGTATGCAAATGGTGAAGTTGTAGAGTGGACGGGGGCTTCTGATGCAGACAAGCCTGCCTCGGTTACGACAGTTACTGCTGCAGTCGGTGATGGACACGGGCATGGTACGTCACAAAGTACAACAACCTCTTCCGAAAGTAACGACAATAACCGCGATCCTCTAACGCTATCCATTGCAATTGCTGGACTTGTGCTTAGTATGCTGGCATTGGCTGTAGTGTTGCTGCGGAAGCGGGCATAA
- the pheS gene encoding phenylalanine--tRNA ligase subunit alpha, with the protein MKDRLEALRREALEQLQGVADATTLNDLRVQYLGKKGQLTEILRGMGGLSAEERPIIGQVGNDVRAAIEAVIAEKQEGFDRAAVAHRLQAETIDVTLPGQALGIGAVHPLNKVAQEIEDIFIGMGYTIAEGPEVETDFFNFEALNLPKNHPARDMQDSFYITDEILLRTHTSPVQIRTMKAMNGKTPVKVICPGKVYRRDDDDATHSFMFHQIEGLVIGPNIRMSDLKGTLLQFVREMYGPQMEIRLRPSFFPFTEPSAEVDVTCAQCGGSGCRMCKHTGWIEILGCGMVHPKVLEHGGYDPNEVTGFAFGMGVERIALLKYDIDDIRHFYANDVRFNSQFAKL; encoded by the coding sequence ATGAAGGACCGATTAGAGGCGTTACGGCGCGAGGCGCTGGAACAGCTTCAAGGCGTTGCAGATGCAACGACATTGAACGATCTTCGTGTTCAATATTTGGGCAAGAAGGGGCAATTGACTGAAATTTTGCGAGGTATGGGTGGATTGAGCGCCGAAGAGCGCCCGATCATCGGGCAAGTTGGGAATGACGTTCGCGCAGCAATTGAGGCTGTCATTGCTGAAAAGCAAGAAGGGTTTGATCGCGCTGCGGTCGCACATCGTCTTCAAGCGGAAACGATTGACGTTACGCTGCCTGGTCAAGCACTCGGTATAGGTGCGGTTCATCCATTGAACAAGGTCGCACAAGAAATCGAAGATATTTTCATTGGGATGGGCTATACAATTGCAGAAGGTCCAGAGGTGGAAACAGATTTTTTCAACTTTGAAGCTTTGAATTTGCCGAAAAACCACCCCGCTCGTGACATGCAAGACTCGTTTTATATTACAGACGAGATTTTACTTAGAACACATACGTCTCCAGTCCAAATTCGTACGATGAAAGCAATGAATGGAAAGACTCCGGTTAAAGTGATCTGCCCAGGCAAAGTGTATCGTCGTGATGATGATGACGCGACACACTCGTTCATGTTCCATCAAATCGAAGGGCTCGTAATCGGGCCGAACATTCGAATGAGCGACCTAAAGGGAACGTTGCTACAATTCGTTCGTGAAATGTATGGACCGCAGATGGAAATACGTCTTCGTCCAAGCTTCTTCCCGTTCACAGAGCCGAGTGCGGAAGTAGACGTAACGTGTGCGCAATGTGGAGGCAGTGGCTGTCGCATGTGTAAGCACACAGGCTGGATCGAAATTCTCGGCTGCGGCATGGTTCATCCGAAGGTGCTGGAGCATGGTGGATATGATCCGAACGAAGTGACGGGTTTTGCATTTGGTATGGGTGTGGAGCGGATTGCTCTCTTGAAATATGACATCGACGATATTCGTCATTTTTATGCGAATGACGTGAGATTTAATAGTCAGTTTGCAAAGCTGTGA
- the pheT gene encoding phenylalanine--tRNA ligase subunit beta, giving the protein MNVSYRWLSDYIDLSGITPQQLAEMMTRGGIEIDSVPSRNAGVSGVVVGYVKEREKHPDADKLSVCKIDVGSGEELQIVCGAPNVAAGQKVPVAMIGAKLPGDFQIKRAKLRGVESQGMICSARELGINDKLLPKEQQEGILVLPADVELGRDIMDVLALDDSILELDLTPNRSDCLSMLGVAYEVAALTGRPLKLPDPSKDIYATSENIKDKVSVTIGARDLCSLYTARYIKGVKVGAAPQWIQNRLIAAGIRPINNIVDITNYVMLEYGQPLHAFDASKITGGCIEIRRAQAGEVLVTLDDQERKLEPHMLVIADTEKAIGLAGVMGGANSEVSSETTDIVLESAKFDGGTVRRTSRQLGLRSEASARFEKEVDAARVREALDRAASLIARYSEGLVLEGIAEAEVSVPEPVKVSLSLGRINGMLGTSLSKLEVKTILSRLQFDAELDGEDRWNVSIPSRRGDITRDVDLVEEVARLNGYDAIPTTMIEGEATIGALTEAQTIRRELRSILTGGGLQEAISYSVTSLERTQLFPALTGQMKPIGLAMPMSEERSVLRTVLLPSLLEAAAYNLSRKNNDLALFEIGNVYHSDEAVLTRLPQEKPRVALLLTGNRRLAGWNRTAQPVDFYDAKGIVETLFGRLGLNGRVSYAASQPDGFHPGRTAAITLETGRGSETIGYVGQLHPELQNQFDLPDTYIAEIELAPIYEYTDRSIEYRVLPRYPAMERDIAVVVDRNVTGGSLTESIEQTAGELLESVKVFDVYTGDRIGSEKKSVALALVYRHSERTLTDEEVTEAHANVLAELEKSFGAELRK; this is encoded by the coding sequence ATGAACGTATCCTATCGGTGGTTATCCGATTATATTGATCTGAGCGGAATTACACCGCAGCAGTTGGCAGAAATGATGACGCGTGGCGGGATCGAAATTGATTCAGTACCTTCGCGAAACGCTGGCGTTAGCGGTGTTGTTGTCGGTTATGTGAAGGAGCGCGAGAAGCATCCGGATGCGGATAAACTAAGCGTCTGCAAAATTGATGTAGGCTCCGGTGAGGAATTGCAAATCGTATGCGGTGCGCCGAATGTCGCTGCAGGACAGAAAGTTCCTGTTGCAATGATTGGTGCAAAGCTACCTGGAGATTTTCAAATTAAACGTGCGAAGCTACGCGGTGTAGAATCGCAAGGGATGATTTGCTCAGCTCGTGAGCTTGGCATTAACGATAAGCTGTTGCCGAAGGAGCAACAGGAGGGCATTCTTGTGCTCCCTGCTGATGTCGAGCTCGGCCGTGATATTATGGACGTGCTTGCATTGGATGATTCGATCCTGGAGCTTGATTTGACACCCAATCGTTCCGACTGCCTTAGTATGCTAGGTGTGGCGTACGAAGTTGCAGCCTTAACTGGTCGCCCACTCAAGCTGCCTGATCCGAGCAAAGATATTTATGCAACATCGGAAAATATTAAGGACAAAGTCAGTGTAACTATCGGTGCGCGTGATCTGTGCTCTCTTTATACGGCTCGCTATATTAAGGGAGTTAAGGTCGGTGCTGCACCTCAATGGATACAAAATCGACTTATCGCAGCAGGCATTCGTCCGATTAACAACATCGTTGATATTACGAACTATGTAATGTTGGAATACGGTCAACCCCTTCATGCGTTTGACGCTTCAAAAATTACGGGAGGATGCATCGAAATTCGCCGAGCGCAAGCAGGTGAAGTACTCGTAACGCTTGATGATCAAGAGCGCAAGCTGGAGCCCCACATGCTAGTTATTGCTGATACAGAGAAGGCGATCGGCCTAGCGGGTGTAATGGGTGGAGCCAATTCAGAGGTTTCAAGCGAGACGACAGACATCGTGCTGGAGTCAGCGAAGTTTGATGGAGGTACAGTTCGCCGGACATCTCGTCAGCTAGGGTTACGTTCTGAAGCGTCAGCACGATTTGAAAAAGAAGTCGATGCTGCTCGAGTGCGTGAAGCGCTCGATCGTGCTGCAAGCTTGATTGCCCGTTATTCTGAAGGTTTAGTATTAGAAGGAATTGCGGAAGCTGAAGTTTCTGTGCCAGAGCCAGTGAAGGTGAGCTTGTCGCTAGGACGGATTAATGGGATGCTTGGAACTTCGTTGTCCAAGCTTGAAGTGAAGACGATATTGTCCCGCCTGCAATTTGATGCAGAGTTAGATGGCGAAGATCGCTGGAATGTGAGCATTCCTAGTCGTCGCGGAGACATTACACGTGATGTGGATTTGGTAGAAGAGGTTGCGCGGTTGAACGGTTACGATGCAATACCAACGACGATGATCGAGGGTGAAGCGACGATCGGCGCATTAACAGAAGCGCAGACGATTCGTCGTGAGCTGCGTTCGATATTGACAGGTGGCGGGTTGCAGGAAGCGATTAGCTATTCGGTTACATCACTTGAACGCACGCAATTGTTCCCAGCGCTTACAGGGCAAATGAAGCCAATTGGCTTGGCAATGCCAATGAGCGAGGAAAGAAGTGTGCTGCGTACGGTCCTTCTTCCAAGCTTGCTTGAAGCTGCAGCGTACAACCTTTCCCGTAAAAACAATGATTTAGCGTTGTTTGAAATCGGAAATGTCTATCATTCAGATGAAGCTGTTCTTACACGACTTCCACAAGAAAAGCCTCGCGTTGCTTTATTGCTAACTGGCAATCGGCGTCTTGCAGGGTGGAATCGTACTGCGCAACCAGTCGATTTCTATGATGCAAAGGGAATTGTTGAGACTTTATTCGGACGTTTAGGCTTGAACGGTCGTGTGAGCTATGCTGCATCGCAACCTGATGGCTTCCACCCAGGCAGAACAGCAGCGATAACGCTGGAAACAGGAAGAGGCTCAGAGACGATCGGGTACGTAGGGCAATTGCATCCAGAATTGCAAAATCAATTTGATTTGCCAGACACCTATATCGCAGAAATCGAGCTAGCGCCTATTTATGAATACACAGATCGGAGCATCGAATATCGTGTATTGCCACGCTATCCAGCGATGGAACGAGACATTGCTGTTGTCGTTGATCGCAACGTAACGGGAGGTTCCTTGACAGAGTCAATCGAACAGACAGCAGGCGAGCTTTTAGAGTCTGTAAAAGTGTTCGATGTGTACACGGGGGATCGGATCGGTAGCGAGAAGAAAAGTGTCGCACTTGCACTTGTGTATCGTCACAGTGAGCGCACGTTGACGGACGAAGAAGTGACAGAAGCACACGCGAATGTATTGGCAGAATTGGAAAAATCTTTCGGAGCTGAACTGCGTAAGTAG
- a CDS encoding GDP-mannose 4,6-dehydratase codes for MPVKAIVTGGAGFIGSHLVELLLEEGVQTHVIDNLSTGSLSNVHPLAVVHVADVRSDRTIELIVREQPDIVYHLAAQADVSRSIEDAEFDADVNIIGTVKLLEACKLTGRSKLVLASTSSVYGHLHKSLICENDSVAPASFFGLSKLTAESYIRLFHKLYHVPYTILRIANVYGPRQTPKGEGGVIAVFIDKIRKGLPLTIHGDGEQTRDFVYVKDVARAALSTLYRGHQNTFHVSTATPTSINQLIAILSDFEQVALPVRHGPSRIGDIKHSCLDNYNARIYLGWRPTTVLAHGLIETFR; via the coding sequence ATGCCAGTTAAAGCGATAGTGACAGGTGGAGCAGGATTTATCGGATCCCACCTCGTAGAGTTACTGCTCGAAGAAGGTGTACAAACCCATGTGATCGACAATTTATCTACGGGCTCTCTTAGCAACGTACATCCTCTTGCAGTTGTACACGTAGCAGATGTACGAAGCGATCGAACGATCGAGTTAATCGTTCGTGAGCAGCCCGATATTGTTTACCATCTAGCTGCTCAAGCGGATGTAAGTCGTTCAATTGAAGATGCTGAATTCGACGCAGATGTGAACATTATAGGCACAGTGAAATTGCTGGAAGCTTGCAAACTGACTGGCAGATCAAAGCTTGTCCTCGCATCAACAAGTTCGGTGTATGGCCATTTGCATAAGTCACTCATTTGTGAAAATGACTCCGTCGCTCCCGCATCCTTTTTCGGATTATCCAAATTAACTGCAGAAAGCTACATTCGGTTGTTTCACAAGCTCTATCATGTTCCGTATACGATCCTAAGAATCGCTAACGTATATGGACCAAGACAGACACCAAAAGGAGAAGGCGGCGTTATTGCAGTCTTTATAGATAAAATTCGCAAAGGACTTCCATTAACGATTCACGGAGATGGCGAGCAAACACGCGACTTCGTCTATGTGAAAGATGTGGCTCGGGCAGCACTGTCCACCCTCTATCGTGGACATCAGAACACCTTTCATGTGAGTACTGCTACACCTACATCGATCAATCAGTTAATTGCGATTTTGTCTGATTTCGAGCAAGTAGCGCTTCCAGTACGCCACGGACCTTCGCGAATCGGCGACATCAAGCATAGCTGTTTAGACAATTACAATGCTCGGATTTACTTAGGCTGGCGACCAACGACAGTGCTAGCACACGGACTGATTGAAACTTTTAGGTGA
- a CDS encoding cytochrome C oxidase subunit II encodes MLKKGLYIIVATALILTIAACGSNKEGAPSASSGSTESLKPEMEVLIKASSWEFDQESYEIPKDTPVKLSLENINGMHGVKIDGTDIKLRGDQSTVVQLAAGTYNFECNIPCGAGHTKMKATLIVK; translated from the coding sequence ATGTTAAAGAAGGGTCTATACATCATCGTCGCTACTGCACTTATACTTACAATCGCAGCTTGTGGTAGCAATAAAGAAGGTGCGCCATCTGCATCTTCAGGATCAACAGAATCATTGAAGCCGGAAATGGAAGTGCTTATTAAGGCTTCATCGTGGGAGTTCGATCAAGAATCCTACGAAATTCCTAAGGATACTCCAGTAAAGCTATCTCTGGAAAATATCAACGGGATGCATGGAGTTAAAATCGATGGCACAGACATTAAGTTGCGTGGCGATCAATCAACAGTAGTCCAACTCGCAGCAGGTACTTATAACTTTGAATGCAACATTCCATGCGGTGCGGGTCACACGAAAATGAAAGCGACACTCATCGTCAAGTAA
- a CDS encoding phage holin family protein gives MQFLGTVVRFVVSAIVLMVVSWLVPQFSVGGFWSALFLAVVIALLGWVIEGIFGKRVTPFGRGIVGFIASVIVIWLAQFIVGHVSVTWIGAILAALVVGIIDLFIPIANPFLGARNRQR, from the coding sequence ATGCAATTTCTCGGAACCGTTGTACGATTTGTCGTTTCTGCGATTGTACTCATGGTCGTCAGCTGGCTAGTCCCTCAGTTTTCTGTTGGCGGTTTCTGGAGCGCACTGTTTCTTGCTGTGGTAATCGCATTGCTCGGTTGGGTCATTGAAGGGATCTTTGGTAAACGAGTAACACCCTTCGGACGAGGGATCGTTGGTTTTATCGCTAGCGTTATCGTCATCTGGCTGGCCCAATTTATCGTTGGTCATGTATCCGTCACCTGGATCGGAGCGATTTTGGCCGCTCTTGTCGTGGGGATCATCGATCTATTCATCCCCATTGCCAACCCGTTCCTCGGTGCTCGAAATCGACAACGATAA